In Candidatus Binatia bacterium, a genomic segment contains:
- a CDS encoding glycosyltransferase yields MKDYSIAVIIPAYNAELFIGEALDSVAGQSRRPDQIIVVDDGSTDRTVDCIRKWEQQYHGELHVLQQDNRGVSAARNAGIRYAKTDLIALLDADDLFFPFHLELLERAFKNNPHILLSFGDALYFDSERIIKGSVFAGTRIEGVEYDEQADGLRLLRGPVYSSLLWGNYIAPSASLLLKSAGEKIGLFDEDIKSAEDRDLFLRLSRIGSFAYFPVVVARKRVHENNATHRRHMSQFNRYQLMVLQKMIDNAEELKLSAAEEEQTHAALGQQVWSMLYAESQGGLGPYFETFMYLIRRRQISTVFNPKHFLRAVISHYRAAKNKTPVK; encoded by the coding sequence ATGAAAGACTACAGCATTGCCGTGATCATTCCCGCTTATAATGCCGAACTCTTCATCGGCGAAGCGCTTGACAGCGTCGCCGGTCAATCCCGTCGTCCGGATCAGATCATCGTCGTCGATGACGGCTCCACTGATCGCACCGTCGATTGTATCCGTAAGTGGGAACAGCAGTACCATGGCGAGCTCCATGTGCTGCAACAAGACAATCGCGGCGTCTCCGCCGCCCGCAACGCGGGTATCCGTTATGCGAAAACAGACTTAATCGCTCTACTGGATGCAGACGACCTCTTTTTCCCGTTTCATCTGGAGCTGCTCGAACGAGCCTTCAAGAACAATCCGCATATTCTGCTAAGCTTCGGCGATGCCCTGTATTTCGATTCTGAGCGCATTATCAAAGGCAGTGTCTTTGCGGGAACCCGGATCGAGGGCGTCGAATACGACGAGCAAGCCGATGGACTCCGTCTCTTGCGCGGCCCCGTATATAGCAGTTTGCTGTGGGGCAACTATATCGCTCCGAGCGCATCCTTGCTTTTAAAGAGCGCCGGGGAAAAAATCGGGCTCTTTGACGAAGACATTAAAAGCGCGGAGGATCGAGACCTTTTCCTCCGGCTTTCCCGAATCGGATCTTTCGCCTATTTTCCGGTGGTTGTCGCGCGCAAGCGGGTTCATGAAAACAACGCGACGCACCGCCGGCACATGTCGCAGTTCAACCGCTATCAACTTATGGTGCTTCAGAAGATGATCGATAACGCCGAAGAATTGAAGCTCTCGGCCGCGGAGGAGGAGCAGACGCACGCGGCCCTCGGTCAGCAGGTCTGGAGCATGCTTTACGCCGAGTCGCAGGGAGGACTCGGACCCTATTTCGAAACTTTCATGTACCTCATACGCCGTCGACAGATCTCGACGGTTTTCAATCCGAAGCATTTTTTACGCGCGGTCATATCCCACTACCGCGCCGCAAAAAACAAAACCCCGGTTAAATAA
- a CDS encoding glycosyltransferase: MYVSIVIPARNAAETIAETLESVRSQTSPDWEVIVVDDGSSDATAAVASSFAPQDSRIRVVSRPPQGVCAARNTGIDLARFDWLLFLDADDWLTPTFLERMTRELAQNPSLDAVHCRWSRVAPDGTLCGGDQFSDEVGDLFDLFACTCAFAVHACIVRKSLVEAVGGFDTSLRICEDWDLWQRIARTGARFGAIQEVLALYRMRPASASVDGPRFLADGLRVIMRGHAPDPRVPNPHPAHASGRSASHIDRVKFSLACWAAGLMLGNGEDATLLLETLRAARDPTFDANEAAESIFQAAPLPTCRLPTAWIELWPSIERGLDAFLSALESQTLAPKLARRARKLLECRVIEETTGPRPLAFGTTYAVRVEITGPIVDIHPPASAESLLCAIDCEGGCLGMLHLPVCDGFVPRAVLADAIAAEFAWQILGRFFERTIYRDLAVERSPEGVSIRRGTLVLGEGIPPDSKDERDFWSEAHDRIGWVVFLQEIWGRPDWPDARFYEPPAEKEEAPRRSAEDGWLVAEVSEDLSSVDISRPELAAVLTVGGAALGVVTVPVKENAVHAEELRAALNVASGFELCRAAVREGLLGQPFANGASLRGRLAAAAASQHTENVAALASAELIRTDNNFMTIPALAAVTERALHRALSLGEPCLVLGRRAPETMGTSASRRAALPAAAARELLDAASFSGEPAIRIPRGDNGPKHVIYTPDLICLSGQSAQASTTTMPQSATAQAAQNAGHMRHYFEGLFAAHPDPWKYTSPYEQTKYEQTLALLRRRRLRRALELGCAEGHFTSQLAPRVGSLLAADISRVALDRAAKRCAGLKNVRFRQLNITTEPLPGPFDLIVCSEVFYYFGSLPAAEAVARKLAAALVPGGHLLTAHSNLVVDEPDKPGFDWDCPFGAKVIGETLAATPSLRLVKELRTPLYRIQLFRRDRRAWFGFHRKNPQVIELAEQPAPLPAEVAAHFLWQGGAPLREQAAPAAGTDRLPILMYHRVAPTGATAMSAYRVTPENFEEQLRYLCDAGYYSIGLEDWQAAAATRMPLPGKAVLITFDDGYRDFLIYAWPLLKRYGFSATVFLVAEKIGRSNSWDSAFGEEVPLLGWQEIRQLRSEGVEFGSHSATHRPLTGLSVTDVVREGARSRVILERELKTPIRAFAYPYGDVDAVVQHLIGACGYVFGLSCQEGLSSFQDPLLMLPRIEVTGAGGMGDFVSQLE; encoded by the coding sequence GTGTACGTTTCTATCGTCATCCCCGCACGCAATGCCGCGGAGACCATCGCCGAGACGCTTGAGTCTGTTCGCTCTCAGACCTCTCCAGACTGGGAGGTGATCGTCGTCGACGACGGGTCGAGCGACGCGACGGCGGCCGTTGCTAGTTCCTTCGCTCCACAAGACTCCCGGATCCGTGTTGTAAGCCGTCCGCCCCAGGGCGTATGCGCGGCGCGCAATACAGGCATCGACCTTGCCCGGTTCGATTGGCTGCTTTTCCTTGACGCCGACGATTGGCTCACCCCTACGTTCCTAGAGCGGATGACGCGGGAGCTCGCTCAGAACCCGAGCCTCGACGCGGTTCACTGCCGTTGGAGCCGGGTTGCTCCCGATGGCACGCTGTGCGGCGGCGATCAGTTCTCCGACGAGGTAGGAGACTTGTTCGATTTGTTCGCCTGCACCTGCGCCTTTGCAGTCCACGCGTGCATCGTCCGCAAGTCGCTCGTGGAGGCTGTCGGGGGCTTCGATACCTCGCTCCGTATTTGTGAGGACTGGGATCTCTGGCAGCGAATCGCCAGGACCGGCGCGCGCTTCGGCGCGATTCAGGAGGTGCTTGCGCTCTATCGCATGAGACCGGCCTCGGCTTCGGTCGACGGCCCGCGGTTTCTTGCCGACGGTTTGCGTGTGATTATGCGCGGGCACGCGCCCGACCCGCGCGTGCCCAATCCACACCCCGCGCACGCGAGCGGCAGATCGGCGAGCCATATCGATAGGGTCAAGTTTAGCCTCGCCTGCTGGGCTGCCGGTCTGATGCTCGGCAACGGCGAGGATGCGACGCTGTTGCTCGAAACCCTGCGCGCGGCGCGCGATCCGACGTTCGATGCAAACGAGGCCGCGGAAAGCATTTTCCAAGCTGCGCCGCTTCCCACGTGTCGCTTGCCCACCGCCTGGATCGAGCTGTGGCCCAGTATCGAGCGGGGTCTCGACGCATTTCTAAGTGCTCTCGAGAGCCAAACGCTGGCGCCGAAGCTGGCTCGCCGCGCGCGCAAGCTTCTGGAGTGTCGGGTTATCGAAGAAACAACGGGCCCGAGGCCGCTGGCTTTTGGGACGACCTATGCCGTCCGCGTCGAGATCACCGGACCGATAGTCGACATTCATCCTCCCGCATCGGCCGAGTCCCTTCTGTGCGCTATCGACTGTGAGGGGGGTTGCCTCGGCATGCTCCATCTCCCCGTCTGCGATGGCTTTGTGCCTCGCGCCGTCCTGGCCGACGCCATCGCGGCGGAATTTGCGTGGCAGATTCTTGGGCGTTTCTTTGAGCGTACTATCTATCGGGATCTCGCCGTGGAGCGGTCGCCGGAGGGCGTGTCCATCCGACGGGGGACGCTGGTGCTCGGCGAGGGCATTCCTCCTGATTCTAAGGACGAGCGTGACTTCTGGTCGGAAGCGCACGATCGGATCGGCTGGGTAGTATTCTTACAGGAGATCTGGGGACGCCCCGACTGGCCGGACGCGCGCTTCTATGAACCTCCGGCGGAGAAAGAAGAAGCTCCTCGTCGCTCCGCTGAGGACGGCTGGCTCGTAGCCGAGGTCAGCGAGGATCTTTCCAGTGTGGATATCTCTCGCCCCGAACTGGCGGCGGTCCTCACGGTGGGAGGAGCCGCCCTCGGAGTCGTGACCGTTCCGGTCAAAGAGAATGCCGTCCATGCCGAGGAGCTGCGCGCGGCGCTTAATGTCGCGAGCGGTTTTGAATTGTGCCGGGCGGCGGTCCGGGAGGGTTTGTTGGGTCAGCCGTTTGCGAACGGCGCATCGCTCCGCGGCCGTCTCGCCGCCGCGGCGGCCTCGCAGCATACTGAAAACGTCGCCGCTCTCGCATCCGCAGAGCTCATAAGGACAGACAATAATTTCATGACGATCCCCGCGCTCGCGGCCGTCACGGAACGCGCCCTCCACCGTGCTCTATCGTTGGGCGAGCCGTGCTTAGTGCTCGGCCGGCGCGCTCCCGAAACAATGGGCACAAGCGCCTCGCGCCGGGCCGCACTTCCCGCCGCCGCGGCGCGTGAACTCCTCGACGCCGCTTCCTTCAGCGGCGAGCCGGCGATTCGGATCCCGCGAGGGGACAATGGGCCGAAACACGTGATTTACACGCCCGATCTCATCTGCCTTTCAGGCCAGAGCGCGCAAGCGTCTACAACAACCATGCCCCAATCTGCCACGGCACAAGCGGCGCAAAATGCCGGCCATATGCGGCATTATTTCGAGGGTCTCTTTGCCGCACATCCCGACCCGTGGAAATACACCAGTCCCTACGAACAGACCAAGTACGAGCAGACCTTGGCATTGCTTCGCCGCCGGCGGCTGCGGCGCGCGCTCGAGTTGGGCTGCGCTGAAGGCCACTTCACCAGTCAGCTCGCTCCCCGCGTCGGCAGTCTTCTAGCCGCCGATATTTCCCGAGTCGCTCTCGATCGGGCGGCCAAACGCTGCGCCGGTCTGAAAAATGTCCGCTTCAGGCAACTCAACATCACGACGGAACCGCTGCCGGGCCCGTTCGATCTGATTGTATGCAGCGAGGTATTCTACTACTTTGGCTCGTTGCCGGCGGCTGAGGCGGTTGCCCGGAAGCTTGCCGCCGCGCTCGTGCCCGGCGGCCACCTGCTCACAGCTCACTCGAATCTGGTGGTCGATGAACCCGACAAGCCCGGTTTCGACTGGGATTGCCCTTTCGGCGCCAAGGTCATCGGCGAGACACTTGCCGCCACCCCTTCTCTCAGGCTCGTGAAGGAATTGCGCACACCGCTTTATCGCATCCAACTTTTTCGGCGGGATCGCCGAGCGTGGTTCGGCTTTCACAGAAAGAATCCGCAAGTGATCGAGCTCGCCGAACAGCCGGCGCCGCTTCCGGCCGAGGTCGCGGCGCATTTTCTCTGGCAGGGCGGAGCGCCGCTGCGCGAGCAGGCTGCGCCGGCGGCCGGCACCGACCGCCTCCCGATTCTCATGTACCACCGCGTCGCGCCGACGGGCGCTACCGCCATGAGCGCCTACCGCGTGACGCCGGAGAACTTTGAGGAGCAGCTTCGTTACCTCTGCGACGCCGGATACTACAGCATCGGCCTGGAAGACTGGCAGGCGGCAGCGGCAACAAGAATGCCGCTTCCGGGCAAGGCCGTGCTCATCACGTTTGACGACGGCTATCGCGACTTTCTCATATACGCGTGGCCTTTATTAAAACGGTATGGATTTTCGGCCACCGTTTTTCTTGTGGCAGAGAAGATCGGGAGGTCAAATTCCTGGGACAGCGCCTTTGGTGAAGAAGTGCCGCTGCTCGGATGGCAGGAGATCCGGCAGCTTCGGAGCGAAGGGGTCGAGTTCGGCTCCCATTCGGCCACGCACCGTCCACTGACAGGGCTTTCGGTGACGGACGTTGTCCGGGAAGGCGCTCGCTCCCGGGTTATTCTCGAACGCGAGCTCAAAACCCCGATTCGAGCTTTTGCCTATCCGTACGGCGACGTCGATGCGGTGGTGCAGCATCTGATCGGAGCTTGCGGCTACGTTTTCGGTTTGTCGTGCCAGGAGGGACTGAGCAGTTTTCAGGATCCTTTACTTATGCTCCCGCGCATCGAAGTAACCGGGGCAGGCGGCATGGGGGATTTCGTCAGCCAGCTCGAATGA